One window of Streptomyces sp. FIT100 genomic DNA carries:
- a CDS encoding heme ABC transporter ATP-binding protein, which produces MIKSLLPRRGRELPARPAPGEVLAEARGLSVRLGEREVLRGVGLTARAGEVVALVGPNGAGKSTLLAAVAADTAPAAGEVRIGPRAASAWSARELALRRAVLPQAAALSFPFTVAEVVRMGRAPWAGTVREDEDDAAVAEAMAATEVDAFAARPFSALSGGERARVALARVLAQRTPLLLLDEPTAALDLRHQELVLRVCRDRAAAGDGVVVVLHDLGLAAAYAHRVAVLHAGRVAAEGAPGEVFRDGLLSEVYRQPVEVLPHPRTGAPLIVPKRDRLTST; this is translated from the coding sequence ATGATCAAGTCACTACTTCCCCGGCGTGGCCGGGAGTTGCCCGCCCGCCCCGCCCCCGGTGAGGTGCTCGCCGAGGCGCGAGGGCTGTCTGTGCGGCTGGGGGAGCGGGAGGTACTGCGGGGCGTGGGGCTCACCGCCCGCGCCGGCGAGGTCGTCGCGCTCGTGGGGCCCAACGGGGCCGGCAAGTCCACGTTGCTCGCCGCCGTGGCCGCGGACACGGCGCCGGCGGCGGGCGAGGTGCGGATCGGCCCTCGCGCCGCGTCCGCCTGGTCCGCACGCGAGCTGGCGCTGCGGCGCGCCGTCCTTCCGCAGGCCGCCGCGCTGTCGTTCCCGTTCACCGTCGCCGAGGTCGTGCGGATGGGGCGCGCCCCGTGGGCGGGCACCGTCCGTGAGGACGAGGACGACGCGGCGGTCGCCGAGGCCATGGCGGCGACGGAGGTCGACGCCTTCGCCGCGCGGCCGTTCTCCGCGCTGTCCGGCGGCGAACGGGCCCGCGTCGCGCTCGCCCGCGTACTGGCCCAGCGCACGCCGCTGCTGCTGCTCGACGAGCCGACCGCCGCGCTGGACCTGCGCCACCAGGAGCTGGTGCTGCGGGTGTGCCGCGATCGGGCGGCCGCGGGCGACGGGGTCGTCGTCGTCCTGCACGACCTGGGCCTCGCCGCGGCGTACGCGCACCGGGTGGCCGTGCTCCACGCCGGACGGGTCGCCGCCGAGGGCGCCCCGGGCGAGGTGTTCCGCGACGGGCTGCTCAGCGAGGTGTACCGGCAGCCGGTCGAGGTGCTGCCCCATCCGCGGACCGGCGCGCCGCTCATCGTGCCCAAACGGGATCGCTTGACCTCTACTTGA
- the efeO gene encoding iron uptake system protein EfeO, which produces MRPVRLSVVTAAAAVTALTAVTGCAEKGDAKGGHGAIAVTAKDDACEVSAEEFPAGHVQLDIENKGSKVTEVYILFPDDRIVTERENIGPGTRASLTAEVKAGDYTIACKPGMTGEGIRRPVKATGGTVAKRSPEMDRAVAAYRTYVQQQADETLPKVKVFTDAVRAGDIEAAKKAYADSRIGWERTEPVAESFGDIDPRVDLREDGVADLEPGQEWTGWHRLEKALWQDGKLGPQTTEFADTLDKDLADWVRKVGTAEITPTSMANGAKELLDEVATGKVTGEEERYSHTDLVDFKANVEGAQKSYELLKPVAVKNDAALVAELDKQFAALNTLLDKYRTDKASYVFTSYDKVAEPQRKELSDGVNALAEPLSKLAAAVVK; this is translated from the coding sequence ATGCGACCCGTCCGTCTCTCCGTCGTCACCGCCGCGGCCGCCGTGACTGCCCTGACCGCCGTCACCGGCTGCGCCGAGAAGGGCGACGCCAAGGGCGGCCACGGTGCGATCGCCGTCACCGCGAAGGACGACGCCTGCGAGGTGTCCGCCGAGGAGTTCCCCGCCGGGCACGTCCAGTTGGACATCGAGAACAAGGGCTCCAAGGTCACCGAGGTCTACATCCTCTTCCCGGACGACCGCATCGTCACCGAGCGCGAGAACATCGGCCCCGGCACCAGGGCGAGCCTCACCGCCGAGGTGAAGGCCGGTGACTACACGATCGCCTGCAAGCCGGGCATGACCGGCGAGGGCATCCGCCGGCCGGTCAAGGCCACCGGCGGCACCGTCGCCAAGCGCTCCCCGGAGATGGACAGGGCGGTCGCCGCGTACCGCACGTACGTCCAGCAGCAGGCCGACGAGACGCTGCCGAAGGTGAAGGTGTTCACCGACGCGGTGCGCGCCGGCGACATCGAGGCGGCGAAGAAGGCGTACGCCGACTCCCGCATCGGCTGGGAGCGCACCGAGCCGGTCGCCGAGTCGTTCGGCGACATCGACCCCAGGGTCGACCTCCGCGAGGACGGCGTCGCCGACCTGGAACCGGGCCAGGAGTGGACGGGCTGGCACCGCCTGGAGAAGGCGCTGTGGCAGGACGGGAAGCTCGGGCCGCAGACGACGGAGTTCGCGGACACACTCGACAAGGACCTCGCCGACTGGGTCAGGAAGGTCGGCACCGCCGAGATCACACCGACCTCGATGGCGAACGGCGCCAAGGAGCTCCTCGACGAGGTCGCCACCGGCAAGGTCACGGGTGAGGAGGAGCGCTACTCCCACACCGACCTGGTCGACTTCAAGGCGAACGTCGAGGGCGCGCAGAAGTCGTACGAGCTGCTGAAGCCGGTCGCGGTGAAGAACGACGCGGCGCTCGTCGCCGAGCTGGACAAGCAGTTCGCCGCACTGAACACGCTGCTCGACAAGTACCGCACGGACAAGGCGAGTTACGTCTTCACCTCGTACGACAAGGTCGCCGAGCCGCAGCGCAAGGAGCTGTCCGACGGGGTGAACGCGCTCGCGGAGCCGCTGTCGAAGCTCGCCGCGGCCGTCGTCAAGTAG
- the efeB gene encoding iron uptake transporter deferrochelatase/peroxidase subunit: MQPDRARPSRRALLGWGGAGLALGAAAAGGAVAAVTGGGEATAPAAASGAAVPFHGTHQAGVATAVQDRLHFASFDVRSGDRAELVRLLKDWTRAAERMTAGQAVGEGAYGGLAEAPPDDTGEALGLKPSRLTLTVGFGPSLFDARFGLRERRPAALVELPKFRGDNLDPARSGGDLCVQACADDPQVAVHAIRNLARIGFGRVAVRWSQLGFGKTSSTTPEEQTPRNMMGFKDGTRNISGTDAAALDEHVWVSGKDGPAWLTGGSYLVARRIRMNIETWDRTPLQEQEDIFGRDKGEGAPVGRARERDEPFLPAMLPTAHVRLAHPDSNGGARMLRRGYSFTDGTDGLGRLDAGLFFLAYQRDVAKGFVPVQRSLAASDVLNEYIQHVGSALYAIPPGVRDEDDWWGRALFS, from the coding sequence ATGCAGCCGGACCGCGCGCGCCCCTCGCGGCGCGCGCTCCTCGGCTGGGGCGGCGCCGGGCTCGCACTCGGCGCCGCCGCGGCCGGCGGAGCGGTGGCCGCGGTGACCGGCGGCGGGGAGGCGACCGCGCCCGCCGCCGCGAGCGGCGCTGCGGTGCCGTTCCACGGGACGCACCAGGCCGGTGTCGCCACTGCCGTGCAGGACCGGCTGCACTTCGCGTCGTTCGACGTGAGGAGCGGCGACCGCGCCGAGCTGGTCCGGCTGCTGAAGGACTGGACGCGTGCCGCCGAGCGGATGACGGCCGGTCAGGCGGTCGGCGAGGGCGCCTACGGCGGTCTTGCCGAGGCCCCGCCGGACGACACCGGCGAGGCACTCGGCCTCAAGCCGTCCCGTCTCACCCTCACCGTCGGCTTCGGGCCCTCCCTCTTCGACGCCCGCTTCGGGCTGCGCGAGCGCAGGCCGGCGGCGCTGGTCGAGCTGCCCAAGTTCAGGGGCGACAACCTCGATCCGGCGCGCAGCGGCGGTGATCTGTGCGTCCAGGCGTGCGCGGACGACCCGCAGGTGGCCGTGCACGCGATCCGCAACCTCGCCCGCATCGGCTTCGGCAGGGTCGCGGTCCGCTGGTCGCAGCTCGGCTTCGGCAAGACGTCGTCGACGACGCCCGAGGAGCAGACGCCGCGCAACATGATGGGCTTCAAGGACGGCACCCGGAACATCTCCGGCACCGACGCCGCCGCCCTGGACGAGCACGTGTGGGTGTCCGGGAAGGACGGCCCGGCCTGGCTGACGGGCGGCTCGTACCTCGTGGCGCGGCGGATCCGGATGAACATCGAGACCTGGGACCGCACGCCGCTCCAGGAGCAGGAGGACATCTTCGGGCGCGACAAGGGCGAGGGTGCCCCCGTGGGCAGGGCGAGGGAGCGCGACGAGCCGTTCCTGCCCGCCATGCTGCCGACGGCGCACGTACGCCTCGCCCACCCCGACTCCAACGGCGGGGCGCGGATGCTGCGGCGCGGCTACTCGTTCACGGACGGCACGGACGGTCTCGGCCGGCTCGACGCGGGCCTGTTCTTCCTCGCCTACCAGCGGGACGTCGCCAAGGGCTTCGTGCCGGTGCAGCGGAGTCTCGCCGCGAGCGACGTCCTCAACGAATACATCCAGCACGTGGGTTCGGCGCTGTACGCGATCCCGCCGGGCGTCCGGGACGAGGACGACTGGTGGGGGCGGGCGCTGTTCTCGTGA
- the efeU gene encoding iron uptake transporter permease EfeU, which translates to MFGNYLIGLREGLEAGLVVCILVAYLVKTDRRDALKPVWTGVGVACAVSLAFGAALEFGSQELTFEAQELLGGSLSIVAVGLVTWMVFWMRRTARHLKAELHGKLDAALRMGTGALVVTAFLAVGREGLETALFVWASVRAATDASGSSGPLTGVLLGIASAALLSWLFYRGALRINLSRFFTWTGGMLVVVAAGVLAYGVHDLQEARFLGGLADKAFDISATIPPDSWYGTLLKGVFNFQPNPTVLQVTVWALYLVPVLALFLAPVGFGRSVGVEEQKAQKATDEQAGSGEAGSDGDGARGGDGAVADGERVRDGSRRAGSRTGGDEE; encoded by the coding sequence GTGTTCGGCAACTATCTGATCGGCCTGCGCGAGGGCCTGGAGGCCGGTCTGGTCGTCTGCATCCTCGTCGCGTACCTCGTGAAGACGGACCGCCGGGACGCCCTGAAACCGGTCTGGACCGGGGTCGGGGTGGCCTGCGCCGTGTCGCTCGCGTTCGGCGCGGCCCTTGAATTCGGCTCCCAGGAGCTGACGTTCGAGGCGCAGGAGCTGCTCGGCGGCTCCCTGTCGATCGTCGCGGTCGGCCTGGTGACCTGGATGGTCTTCTGGATGCGGCGTACCGCGCGGCATCTGAAGGCCGAACTCCACGGCAAACTGGACGCCGCGCTGCGGATGGGCACGGGTGCGCTGGTCGTCACGGCCTTCCTGGCGGTGGGCCGTGAGGGCCTGGAGACGGCGCTGTTCGTCTGGGCGTCGGTACGGGCCGCCACGGACGCGAGCGGCTCGTCGGGGCCGCTGACCGGGGTCCTGCTGGGGATCGCTTCCGCGGCGCTGCTGAGCTGGCTGTTCTACCGGGGCGCGCTGCGGATCAACCTGTCGAGGTTCTTCACCTGGACGGGCGGGATGCTGGTCGTCGTTGCCGCGGGTGTCCTCGCGTACGGCGTCCACGACCTCCAGGAGGCCCGTTTCCTGGGCGGTTTGGCGGACAAGGCGTTCGACATCAGCGCGACGATCCCGCCGGACAGCTGGTACGGGACGCTGCTGAAGGGCGTGTTCAACTTCCAGCCGAACCCGACCGTGCTCCAGGTCACGGTGTGGGCGCTGTATCTGGTCCCCGTACTCGCCCTGTTCCTTGCCCCGGTAGGGTTCGGACGGTCAGTGGGGGTCGAGGAGCAGAAGGCGCAGAAGGCAACCGATGAGCAGGCTGGATCGGGCGAGGCTGGGTCGGACGGCGACGGGGCTCGCGGCGGTGACGGTGCTGTCGCTGACGGCGAGCGGGTGCGTGACGGTTCACGGCGAGCTGGAAGTCGTACCGGCGGCGACGAAGAGTGA
- a CDS encoding bifunctional DNA primase/polymerase, with product MGDGIGRNRGADAESRTSWESLLPQWLRRRPREDDGDGADHRLALLLATAAAGLPLAPAAYPAGFSCSCERIGCPTPARHPVSFAWQTQCSTDPGTIQRWAEDEPEANFVTATGMVHDVLDVPLEAGRAALERLLAEGVDVGPVTESGGDRMLFFTATRGTPEDEDEWWPCELDCHPETTDEHPGLGWHSRGSYVLVPPARLPDGLTVDWVRGPEHPLPDPLTLLEALADACAKYADETGDHEHGHHSPAWPLHR from the coding sequence ATGGGCGACGGTATCGGCCGTAATCGCGGCGCGGACGCGGAGAGCAGGACGTCCTGGGAGAGCCTGCTGCCGCAGTGGCTGCGCAGGCGCCCCCGCGAGGACGACGGGGACGGCGCGGACCACCGCCTGGCCCTGCTGCTGGCCACCGCCGCCGCCGGACTGCCGCTCGCGCCCGCCGCGTACCCCGCCGGCTTCAGCTGCTCCTGCGAGCGCATCGGCTGTCCCACCCCCGCCCGGCACCCCGTCTCCTTCGCCTGGCAGACGCAGTGCTCGACCGACCCCGGCACGATCCAGCGCTGGGCGGAGGACGAGCCCGAGGCGAACTTCGTCACCGCCACCGGCATGGTCCACGACGTCCTCGACGTACCGCTGGAGGCCGGGCGCGCGGCGCTGGAGCGGCTGCTCGCCGAGGGCGTCGACGTCGGCCCGGTGACCGAGTCGGGCGGCGACCGGATGCTGTTCTTCACCGCCACCCGCGGCACGCCCGAGGACGAGGACGAGTGGTGGCCCTGCGAGCTGGACTGCCACCCCGAGACGACGGACGAGCATCCGGGCCTCGGCTGGCACAGCCGCGGCAGCTACGTCCTCGTACCGCCCGCGCGCCTGCCCGACGGCCTCACGGTCGACTGGGTGCGCGGCCCCGAGCATCCGCTGCCGGACCCGCTGACGCTGCTGGAGGCGCTGGCCGACGCGTGCGCCAAGTACGCGGACGAGACCGGTGACCACGAGCACGGACACCACAGCCCGGCCTGGCCCCTGCACCGCTGA
- a CDS encoding TetR/AcrR family transcriptional regulator gives MAETRPPDASRRSERSRRAIYDAALDLVGEAGYTRTTIEGIAARAGVGKQTIYRWWPSKAAVLLDAFLDRAEQAARGEPDLPDTGDLEADLKLVLRATVDELNSPVYDAPARALAAESVSDPALAAQFVERLLEPSLQLYVRRLDAARAAGHVRAGIDPRIALELFVGPLAHRWLLRTLPLTHEYADKVVEYALHGLAPRE, from the coding sequence ATGGCAGAGACCAGGCCGCCCGACGCCTCCCGCCGCAGCGAACGCTCCCGCCGCGCCATCTACGACGCCGCCCTCGACCTCGTCGGCGAGGCGGGCTACACCCGGACGACCATCGAGGGCATCGCCGCCCGCGCGGGCGTGGGCAAGCAGACCATCTACCGCTGGTGGCCCTCCAAGGCCGCGGTCCTCCTCGACGCCTTCCTCGACCGCGCCGAGCAGGCGGCTCGGGGCGAACCCGACCTCCCCGACACCGGCGACCTGGAGGCCGACCTCAAGCTGGTCCTGCGCGCCACCGTCGACGAGCTGAACTCGCCCGTCTACGACGCCCCCGCCCGCGCCCTCGCCGCCGAGAGCGTCAGCGACCCCGCCCTCGCCGCGCAGTTCGTCGAGCGCCTCCTCGAACCCTCCCTCCAGCTGTACGTCCGCAGGCTGGACGCCGCCCGGGCCGCCGGGCACGTACGCGCCGGCATCGACCCGCGCATCGCCCTGGAGCTCTTCGTCGGCCCGCTCGCCCACCGCTGGCTGCTGCGCACCCTGCCGCTCACCCACGAGTACGCCGACAAGGTCGTCGAGTACGCACTGCACGGCCTCGCGCCCAGGGAGTGA
- the ddaH gene encoding dimethylargininase yields MGWTHRPCATAAREEPALPRDARSRRYLMCPPTHFEVTYSINPWMDPGKPVDLSLALAQWETLRDRYRALGHTVELLEPRADLPDMVYAANGATVVDGRVLGARFAHREREAEAEAHLEWFRANGFTEIHEPVHINEGEGDFAVTSTYVLAGQGFRSSPLSHDEAQEFFGRPVIGLELVDPRYYHLDTALSVLDAETDEIMYYPGAFSPGSRAVLARLFPDALIAREADAAALGLNAVSDGRHVLLPQAAVGLFGPLRARDFEPVGVDLSELLKGGGSVKCCTQELRP; encoded by the coding sequence ATGGGCTGGACGCACAGACCGTGCGCCACTGCCGCTCGTGAGGAGCCCGCATTGCCTCGTGACGCCCGTTCCCGCCGCTACCTCATGTGCCCACCCACGCACTTCGAGGTGACGTACTCCATCAACCCCTGGATGGACCCCGGGAAGCCCGTCGACCTGTCGCTGGCGCTCGCCCAGTGGGAGACGCTGCGCGACCGCTACCGCGCGCTCGGCCACACCGTGGAACTGCTGGAACCGCGGGCGGACCTGCCCGACATGGTCTACGCCGCGAACGGCGCGACCGTCGTGGACGGGCGCGTGCTCGGGGCGCGCTTCGCCCACCGCGAGCGGGAGGCGGAGGCGGAGGCCCACCTGGAGTGGTTCCGCGCGAACGGCTTCACCGAGATCCACGAGCCGGTGCACATCAACGAGGGCGAGGGCGACTTCGCGGTGACCTCGACGTACGTGCTGGCGGGGCAGGGCTTCCGGTCGAGCCCGCTGTCGCACGACGAGGCGCAGGAGTTCTTCGGACGGCCGGTGATCGGGCTGGAGCTGGTGGACCCGCGCTACTACCACCTGGACACGGCGCTGTCCGTCCTCGACGCCGAGACGGACGAGATCATGTACTACCCCGGCGCCTTCTCCCCCGGCAGCCGCGCGGTCCTCGCCCGCCTCTTCCCCGACGCCCTCATCGCCCGCGAGGCGGACGCGGCGGCGCTCGGCCTGAACGCGGTCAGCGACGGACGCCACGTCCTGCTCCCGCAGGCGGCGGTGGGCCTCTTCGGCCCGCTGCGGGCCCGTGACTTCGAGCCGGTGGGCGTCGACCTGAGCGAGCTCCTCAAGGGCGGCGGCAGCGTCAAGTGCTGCACCCAGGAGCTCCGCCCCTGA
- a CDS encoding small ribosomal subunit Rsm22 family protein has protein sequence MNATLPEALAGLLDGLPPNRAAQAVDRLIASYRGDTPTDAPVLRDRADVAAYAAYRMPATFEAVRSALAALRAAAPAWVPSTHTDIGGGTGAASWAVADAWPEGGHRTTVLDWAEPALALGRELAAGADSPALRAAQWRRARIGKGLELEPADLITISYVLKELTEADREELVSRAAAAGRAVLVVEPGTPDGYERIIAARDRLIAAGLRVAAPCPHSEACPIVPGTDWCHFAARVSRSSLHRRVKGGSLAYEDEKFSYVAATRFPAAPAPSRVTRKPQIRKGQVLLDLCSADETLHRTTVTKRHGPDYRAARDTSWGDEWPPGA, from the coding sequence GTGAACGCCACCCTCCCCGAAGCCCTCGCCGGACTCCTCGACGGGCTCCCGCCGAACCGCGCCGCCCAGGCCGTGGACCGGCTCATCGCCAGCTACCGGGGGGACACACCGACGGACGCACCGGTGCTGCGGGACCGGGCGGACGTCGCCGCGTACGCGGCGTACCGGATGCCCGCGACCTTCGAGGCGGTACGGTCCGCACTCGCGGCGCTGCGGGCCGCGGCCCCGGCATGGGTGCCCTCGACGCACACCGACATCGGCGGCGGCACGGGCGCGGCGAGCTGGGCGGTCGCCGACGCGTGGCCGGAGGGCGGCCACCGCACGACGGTGCTGGACTGGGCGGAGCCCGCGCTGGCGCTGGGGCGGGAGCTCGCGGCAGGCGCGGATTCGCCCGCGCTGCGGGCGGCGCAGTGGCGTCGGGCACGGATCGGCAAGGGCCTGGAGCTCGAACCGGCGGACCTGATCACGATCTCGTATGTCCTCAAGGAGCTCACCGAGGCGGACCGCGAGGAGCTCGTCTCGCGCGCCGCGGCGGCGGGCCGGGCGGTCCTGGTCGTCGAACCCGGCACCCCCGACGGATACGAGCGGATCATCGCTGCCCGCGACCGCCTGATCGCGGCGGGCCTGCGCGTCGCCGCGCCCTGCCCGCACAGCGAGGCGTGCCCGATCGTGCCGGGTACGGACTGGTGCCACTTCGCGGCGCGGGTGAGCCGGTCGTCGCTGCACCGGCGGGTGAAGGGCGGCTCGCTGGCGTACGAGGACGAGAAGTTCAGCTACGTCGCCGCGACCCGCTTCCCGGCCGCTCCGGCGCCGTCCCGGGTCACCCGCAAACCCCAGATCCGCAAGGGCCAGGTCCTCCTGGACCTCTGCTCCGCCGACGAGACCCTCCATCGGACCACGGTGACGAAGCGCCACGGCCCGGACTACCGCGCGGCACGGGACACGTCCTGGGGCGACGAGTGGCCCCCGGGGGCCTGA
- a CDS encoding Bcr/CflA family multidrug efflux MFS transporter translates to MPESGPTRTQGHISPAAQAAAPAPALPSAPTAASASTPVSAPAPSPVAPPAAARRAGLLVTLVLGGLTALPPLSMDMYLPALPQVTGALHAPAATVQLTLTACLAGMALGQLVVGPMSDRWGRRRPLLAGMLVYIVATAVCALAPTIELLIAFRLLQGLAGAAGIVIARAVVRDLYDGVEMARFFSTLMLISGAAPIVAPLVGGQILQVTDWRGVFHVLTVVGVLLTLVVWRWLHETLPPERRHGGGVGTALRTMRGLLADRVFTGYMLAGSLAFAALFAYIAASPFVVQEIYGASPQTFSLLFGLNSIGLVAVGQINGKVLVGRVSLDKVLGFGLAVIAAAALALLLLTTGVFGEAGLVPVAAGLFVLMSAMGLAMPNTNAQALMRTPHAAGSASALLGTSSFLIGAVASPLVGIAGEATAVPMAVVQLVCALGAIACFLGLCRPWRRAPEGAHASAR, encoded by the coding sequence ATGCCGGAGAGCGGCCCGACCCGTACGCAAGGACACATATCCCCCGCCGCACAGGCAGCCGCACCGGCACCGGCACTGCCGTCCGCACCGACAGCGGCGTCCGCGTCGACACCGGTGTCCGCACCGGCACCGTCCCCCGTGGCACCGCCCGCCGCGGCCCGCCGCGCCGGTCTCCTCGTCACGCTCGTCCTCGGCGGCCTCACCGCCCTGCCGCCGCTGTCCATGGACATGTACCTCCCGGCCCTGCCCCAGGTCACCGGCGCGCTGCACGCCCCCGCCGCCACCGTCCAGCTCACGCTCACCGCCTGTCTCGCCGGTATGGCCCTCGGCCAGCTCGTCGTCGGCCCCATGAGCGACAGATGGGGCCGACGGCGCCCGCTGCTCGCCGGCATGCTCGTGTACATCGTCGCCACCGCGGTCTGCGCCCTCGCGCCCACCATCGAACTGCTCATCGCCTTCCGGCTGCTCCAGGGCCTCGCGGGTGCCGCGGGCATCGTGATCGCCCGCGCCGTCGTCCGCGATCTGTACGACGGCGTGGAGATGGCCCGGTTCTTCTCGACCCTGATGCTGATCTCCGGGGCCGCCCCGATCGTCGCCCCGCTCGTCGGCGGCCAGATCCTCCAGGTCACGGACTGGCGGGGCGTCTTCCACGTCCTGACCGTGGTCGGCGTGCTGCTCACCCTCGTCGTCTGGCGCTGGCTGCACGAGACGCTGCCGCCCGAGCGCCGGCACGGCGGCGGCGTCGGCACGGCGCTGCGCACCATGCGCGGACTGCTCGCCGACCGCGTCTTCACCGGCTACATGCTGGCCGGATCGCTCGCCTTCGCCGCGCTGTTCGCGTACATCGCGGCCTCGCCGTTCGTCGTCCAGGAGATCTACGGAGCCTCGCCGCAGACCTTCAGCCTGCTCTTCGGGCTCAACTCGATCGGCCTCGTCGCGGTCGGGCAGATCAACGGGAAGGTGCTCGTCGGCCGGGTCAGCCTCGACAAGGTGCTCGGCTTCGGGCTCGCGGTGATCGCGGCCGCGGCGCTCGCGCTGCTGCTGCTGACGACGGGGGTCTTCGGCGAGGCCGGGCTCGTGCCGGTCGCCGCCGGTCTCTTCGTCCTGATGTCCGCGATGGGCCTGGCGATGCCGAACACCAACGCCCAGGCGCTGATGCGCACCCCGCACGCCGCCGGTTCGGCCTCCGCGCTGCTCGGCACCTCCTCCTTCCTCATCGGCGCGGTCGCGTCCCCGCTGGTCGGGATCGCGGGGGAGGCGACCGCGGTGCCGATGGCCGTGGTGCAGCTGGTGTGCGCGCTCGGCGCGATCGCGTGCTTCCTCGGCCTGTGCCGCCCGTGGCGCAGGGCGCCGGAGGGCGCCCACGCGTCCGCTCGCTAG
- a CDS encoding Gfo/Idh/MocA family protein, giving the protein MGDTVRWGVLATGGIAAQFTADLNAMPDAEVVAVASRTDASAAAFAERFGIPRAYGDWAALAADEDVDVVYVATPHAAHRAAAGLCLEAGKAVLCEKAFTLNTAEAEELVALARSRGLFLMEAMWMYCNPVIRRMAELVRDGAIGEVRTIHADFGLAGPFAADHRLRDPAVGGGALLDLGVYPVSFAQLLLGEPDDVRAHALLSDEGVDLNTGILLGWAESGASALLSCSIVADTPMTASVTGSKGRIELPRGFFHPERFVLHRAGREPEEYAPGNERYSFRYEAAEVMRCLRAGETESPLVPLDGSLAVMRTLDAVRDRVGVRYPGELAATPV; this is encoded by the coding sequence ATGGGTGACACGGTGCGGTGGGGTGTGCTGGCGACCGGAGGCATCGCGGCGCAGTTCACGGCGGATCTGAACGCCATGCCCGATGCGGAGGTCGTCGCGGTGGCCTCCCGTACGGACGCCTCGGCCGCGGCCTTCGCCGAGCGGTTCGGGATACCGAGGGCGTACGGGGACTGGGCGGCCCTCGCCGCCGACGAGGACGTGGACGTCGTGTACGTCGCGACCCCGCACGCGGCGCACCGGGCCGCCGCCGGCCTCTGCCTGGAGGCGGGCAAGGCGGTGCTGTGCGAGAAGGCGTTCACGCTGAACACGGCCGAGGCCGAGGAACTGGTGGCGCTGGCGCGCTCCCGCGGTCTGTTCCTCATGGAGGCCATGTGGATGTACTGCAATCCGGTCATCCGGCGCATGGCGGAGCTCGTGCGCGACGGTGCGATCGGCGAGGTCCGCACGATCCACGCCGACTTCGGGCTCGCGGGCCCGTTCGCGGCGGACCACCGGCTGCGCGACCCTGCCGTCGGCGGCGGTGCGCTCCTTGACCTCGGGGTGTACCCGGTCTCGTTCGCGCAGTTGCTGCTCGGTGAGCCCGACGACGTCCGGGCGCATGCGCTGCTCTCCGACGAGGGCGTGGACCTGAACACGGGCATCCTGCTGGGCTGGGCGGAGTCGGGGGCCTCGGCGCTGCTGTCCTGCTCGATCGTCGCGGACACCCCGATGACCGCCTCGGTGACGGGGTCGAAGGGCCGGATCGAGCTGCCCCGCGGCTTCTTCCACCCGGAGCGGTTCGTACTGCACCGGGCGGGCCGCGAGCCGGAGGAGTACGCGCCCGGAAACGAGCGGTACTCGTTCCGGTACGAGGCCGCGGAGGTGATGCGGTGTCTGCGGGCCGGTGAGACGGAGTCGCCGCTGGTGCCGCTGGACGGTTCGCTCGCGGTGATGCGGACGCTCGACGCGGTACGGGACCGCGTCGGCGTCCGCTATCCGGGTGAGCTCGCGGCTACGCCGGTGTGA